A window of the Lactuca sativa cultivar Salinas chromosome 5, Lsat_Salinas_v11, whole genome shotgun sequence genome harbors these coding sequences:
- the LOC111892456 gene encoding uncharacterized protein LOC111892456 has product MNNATSKDTKWLCESPIRSDVEAKLRRLLVELANADRILGIQVCAYKDGKVIIDTAAGVMGKDDPRPVQHDTLFPVFSVTKGVTAGMIHWLADKGILKLDDNIANFWVEFAVNGKDKIKVHHVLDHTSGLHNALASITEDHVSFCDWDECLKRIEMATPETEPGREQVYHYLSYGWLCGGIIEHASGKKFKDVLEEAFVRPLNLEGELFIGIPPNVESRLATSSYDTSEFSSPPPPTAAPPVNKNPYAAMPSSLVPEVIPALVNLCNIVEGRRAIVPAANGNCSARALARYYAALVDGGTIPSPHSATTDSHTTTVTKIFSNPKSKIHDAFLGTGDYKDLALPDGKFGLGFKRIKSTEGLMIGFGHAGLGGSTGYGDINNRFSISVTVNKISFMAFTTAEVIRFVCSELDLPVPEDYAGSRQLHEKPVMN; this is encoded by the exons ATGAATAACGCAACATCCAAAGATACAAAATGGTTATGTGAAAGTCCAATCCGTTCTGATGTAGAAGCCAAACTGAGGCGCCTCTTGGTTGAATTAGCGAATGCTGATAGAATACTTGGAATCCAG GTTTGTGCATACAAAGATGGGAAAGTGATCATTGATACTGCAGCCGGAGTAATGGGAAAAGATGATCCTCGTCCAGTTCAGCATGATACCTTATTTCCCGTTTTCTCTGTAACTAAGGGAGTCACGGCTGGAATGATACATTGGCTTGCTGATAAGGG GATACTGAAGCTTGACGATAATATCGCAAATTTTTGGGTTGAGTTTGCTGTAAATGGAAAAGATAAGATAAAG GTTCATCATGTACTTGATCATACATCTGGCCTACACAATGCTCTTGCTAGCATTACTGAGGACCACGTGtcattttgtgattgggatgagTGTTTAAAACGCATTGAGATGGCCACACCCGAGACTGAGCCTGGTCGTGAACAGGTTTATCATTATCTATCATATGGCTGGCTATGTGGTGGGATCATTGAG CATGCATCCGGGAAGAAGTTTAAAGATGTTCTTGAGGAAGCTTTTGTACGCCCACTTAATCTGGAGGGAGAGCTTTTTATAGGGATTCCTCCAA ATGTGGAATCTCGTCTAGCTACTTCTTCGTACGATACAAGTGAATTTAGTAGCCCTCCACCTCCAACCGCCGCACCCCCTGTCAATAAAAACCCTTATGCCGCCATGCCTTCCTCCCTCGTGCCGGAGGTGATTCCTGCACTTGTTAACTTATGCAACATAGTTGAAGGCCGACGTGCCATAGTACCTGCTGCCAATGGAAACTGCTCGGCTCGTGCTTTGGCCCGCTACTATGCCGCCCTTGTGGACGGCGGCACCATCCCTTCACCCCATTCCGCAACCACCGACAGCCATACAACCACCGTGACTAAAATCTTTAGCAACCCTAAATCGAAAATTCATGACGCATTTTTGGGAACCGGAGATTATAAGGATTTGGCCTTACCGGATGGGAAATTTGGGCTTGGGTTTAAGAGGATTAAATCAACCGAGGGTTTGATGATCGGGTTTGGTCATGCGGGTTTAGGTGGTTCGACAGGATACGGTGACATCAACAATCGGTTTTCGATTTCTGTGACTGTAAACAAGATATCTTTCATGGCTTTCACCACCGCAGAGGTAATCCGGTTTGTTTGCTCGGAACTTGATCTTCCGGTACCCGAAGATTATGCAGGATCAAGGCAGTTGCATGAGAAACCGGTGATGAATTAA